In Camelina sativa cultivar DH55 chromosome 16, Cs, whole genome shotgun sequence, a single window of DNA contains:
- the LOC104750550 gene encoding receptor protein kinase-like protein ZAR1 — protein MILLSLLLHLLLNTSPSHSLSPDGVALLSLKSAVDQSSSSSSFSDWNENDSDPCHWSGISCMNISDTSVSRVVGISLAGKNLRGYIPSELGSLVYLRRLNLHNNELHGSIPTQLFNATSLHSLFLYGNNLTGALPPSICKLPKLQNLDLSSNSLSGTLSPDLNKCKQLQRLILAANKFSGEVPGEIWPELKNLAQLDLSANEFAGEIPKDLGELKSLSGTLNLSFNHLTGEIPKSLGNLPVTVSLDLRNNDFSGEIPQSGSFSNQGPTAFLNNPKLCGFPLQKSCKDSDQNSPGTRKTPVNKSDSRRGLSTGLIVLISVADAGSVALXXXXXVYLYWKKKDSEGGCSCTGNEKLGGGGSEKGKSCCCIAGFPKELDDSEAEENGKGGEWKGDGELVAIDKGFSFELDELLRASAYVLGKSGLGIVYKVVLGNGVPVAVRRLGEGGEQRYKEFVAEVQAMGKVKHPNVVKLRAYYWAPDEKLLISDFVNNGSLADALRGRNGQPSPSLTWSTRLKIAKGAARGLAYLHECSPRKLVHGDVKPSNILLDSSFTPYISDFGLTRLITITAPSASSNEPSSSSAGGFLGGALPYTSIKPSDRSNGYKAPEARLPGGRPTQKWDVYSFGVVLMELLTGKSPDSSPPSSSSSTLVVEVPDLVKWVRKGFEEETPLSDMVDPMLLQEVYAKQQVLSVFHLALSCTEGDPEVRPRMKNVSENIDKI, from the exons AtgatccttctctctcttcttctccaccttctcCTCAACACATCTCCGTCACACTCTCTCTCCCCCGACGGTGTCGCCTTACTCTCACTCAAATCCGCCGTAGATcaatcctcctcctcttcctctttctccgACTGGAACGAGAACGATTCCGATCCTTGTCATTGGTCCGGAATCTCATGTATGAACATCTCAGACACTTCAGTCTCTCGCGTCGTCGGAATCTCACTCGCCGGTAAAAATCTACGTGGATACATCCCTTCGGAGCTAGGCTCTCTCGTTTACCTCCGTCGTCTTAACCTCCATAACAACGAGCTTCACGGTTCCATACCTACTCAGCTCTTTAACGCGACGTCGCTTCATAGTCTCTTCCTTTACGGTAACAACCTCACCGGCGCTCTCCCTCCTTCGATCTGTAAACTCCCGAAGCTTCAGAACCTCGATTTGTCTAGCAACTCGCTCTCCGGAACACTCTCACCGGATCTCAACAAGTGTAAACAGCTGCAGCGTTTGATCCTCGCCGCTAACAAATTTTCCGGTGAGGTTCCTGGTGAAATCTGGCCGGAATTGAAGAATTTAGCTCAGCTTGATCTCTCTGCTAACGAATTCGCCGGCGAGATACCTAAAGATCTCGGAGAGCTTAAGTCTCTCTCCGGTACTCTTAATCTCTCTTTTAACCATTTAACCGGCGAAATCCCTAAATCTTTAGGGAATTTGCCGGTTACTGTCTCTCTTGATCTCCGGAACAATGATTTCTCCGGCGAGATTCCTCAGTCTGGTTCTTTCTCTAACCAAGGACCAACCGCGTTTTTAAATAATCCGAAACTGTGTGGTTTCCCTCTCCAGAAATCTTGTAAAGACTCTGACCAGAACTCGCCGGGGACGAGGAAAACGCCGGTGAATAAGTCGGATTCTAGAAGAGGGTTGAGTACGGGGCTGATCGTGTTGATCTCGGTGGCTGATGCGGGGAGTGTGGCTTTA NNNNNNNNNNNNNTAGTTTACTTGTACTGGAAGAAAAAAGACTCTGAAGGAGGGTGTAGCTGCACAGGGAACGAGAAgctcggtggtggtggttcgGAGAAAGGGAAGTCTTGTTGTTGTATCGCGGGGTTTCCGAAAGAATTAGACGACTCTGAAGCGGAGGAGAATGGGAAAGGAGGAGAATGGAAAGGAGATGGAGAGCTTGTTGCGATTGATAAAGGGTTCTCGTTTGAGCTTGATGAGTTGTTGAGAGCTTCTGCTTATGTGTTGGGGAAGAGTGGGTTAGGGATTGTGTATAAGGTAGTGCTTGGGAATGGAGTTCCTGTGGCTGTGAGGCGACTTGGGGAAGGAGGAGAACAGAGGTATAAGGAGTTTGTGGCTGAGGTTCAAGCTATGGGGAAAGTGAAGCATCCTAATGTGGTGAAGCTACGAGCTTATTATTGGGCTCCTGATGAGAAGCTTTTGATTAGTGACTTCGTCAACAATGGTAGTTTAGCCGATGCTCTTCGAG GGAGGAACGGTCAACCATCACCGAGCCTAACATGGTCAACGCGTCTAAAGATTGCTAAAGGAGCAGCGCGTGGGCTAGCTTATCTACACGAGTGTAGTCCAAGGAAGTTAGTACACGGCGACGTCAAGCCTTCTAACATACTTCTTGATTCTTCCTTTACTCCTTACATCTCAGACTTCGGTCTCACACGTCTCATCACAATCACCGCGCCTTCCGCCTCTTCCAATGAACCTTCCTCCTCCTCGGCTGGCGGTTTTTTGGGCGGAGCTCTACCTTACACTTCTATCAAACCCTCGGATAGATCCAATGGCTATAAAGCACCTGAGGCCCGACTCCCTGGAGGTAGACCCACTCAAAAATGGGACGTTTACTCGTTTGGTGTTGTGCTTATGGAGCTTCTGACCGGGAAGTCTCCTGATTCGTCCCCGCCAAGCTCCTCGTCGTCCACACTGGTAGTCGAGGTACCGGATTTGGTGAAGTGGGTGAGGAAAGGGTTTGAAGAGGAGACTCCGTTGTCGGACATGGTGGATCCAATGTTGCTTCAAGAAGTTTACGCCAAGCAACAAGTCTTGTCCGTCTTTCATCTAGCTCTCTCTTGTACCGAAGGTGACCCTGAAGTCCGTCCACGTATGAAGAACGTCTCTGAGAACATCGACAAAATCTga
- the LOC104750551 gene encoding G-type lectin S-receptor-like serine/threonine-protein kinase At1g67520 isoform X1 gives MWPNGIFLTLFILYLFLRQSWSETDTLHQGHYLKDGQELVSAFKIFKLKFFNFNNSRNLYLGIWFNDLYFDPDVRDRPVWIANRNNPISDHSGSLTVDSLGRLRILRGSSNMLLELSSTETTRNTTLKLLDSGNLQLQEMDPDGSMKRVLWQSFDYPTDTLLPGMKLGFDVKTGKRWELTSWLGDTLPASGSFIFGMDANITNVLTILWRENMYWSSGLWYKGRFSVEELNECDFLFSFVSSKSGQYFTYLGGDQNDAGTFFPTIMIDQQGFLSRAQIHQQQHTWQSSRNPNCLAAGYVVSNEPYGFTSFRVTVSSSSSNGFVLNETGGRLSLVDCKAICVQNSSCLAYASANLDGTGCEIWSTRPTNNGSSSYIPRTIFIRLNGLEKKKVEAWHIVLASLCLMIPIIWFIIYLVLKKFKVKASVILRGIFYFLWREITPQVIGFIRRRLLSLRVGSTLDQEMLLRELGIDRRRQHKRSERKNNNELQIFSFESVELATDYFSDANKLGEGGFGPVYKGKLINGEEVAIKRLSLASGQGLVEFKNEAVLIAKLQHTNLVQVLGCCIEKDEKMLIYEYMPNKSLDYFLFDPLRKSVLDWTLRFRIMEGIIQGLLYLHKYSRLKVIHRDIKASNILLDEDMNPKISDFGMARIFGAEETRANTKRVAGTFGYMSPEYFREGLFSAKSDVFSFGVLMLEIICGRKNNSFHHDSEGPLNLIVHVWDLFKENRVREVIDLSLGDSALDYPQVLRCVQVALLCVQENAEDRPSMLDVVSMIYGEGNNALSLPKEPAFYDGPRRSFLEMEVELVEPENVSVNRVTITLVEAR, from the exons ATGTGGCCAAATGGTATCTTTctcactctttttattttatatctctttTTAAGGCAATCATGGAGTGAAACAGATACGCTTCATCAGGGCCATTACTTGAAAGATGGGCAAGAGCTCGTCTCTGCTTTCAAAATCTTCAAACTCAAGTTTTTCAACTTCAACAACTCAAGAAACTTGTATCTTGGGATTTGGTTCAACGATCTTTATTTTGATCCTGATGTCCGGGACAGACCTGTCTGGATTGCTAACCGTAACAATCCAATCTCGGACCACTCTGGAAGCCTCACAGTGGATTCTCTTGGCAGGTTGAGGATTTTAAGAGGATCATCAAACATGCTTCTTGAGCTAAGCTCTACGGAAACCACAAGAAACACAACCTTAAAGCTTTTGGATTCTGGAAACCTTCAACTCCAAGAGATGGATCCTGATGGATCGATGAAGAGGGTTTTGTGGCAAAGTTTCGATTATCCAACTGATACGCTTCTTCCAGGGATGAAACTAGGGTTCGATGTCAAAACCGGGAAGAGATGGGAACTTACATCATGGCTAGGTGATACTTTACCTGCGTCTGGATCTTTTATCTTTGGGATGGATGCTAATATTACAAACGTATTGACCATCTTGTGGCGTGAAAACATGTATTGGTCAAGTGGGCTCTGGTACAAGGGTCGGTTTTCTGTAGAGGAATTAAACGAATGTGATTTCCTCTTTTCCTTCGTTTCAAGCAAGAGTGGACAATATTTTACGTATTTAGGGGGTGATCAGAACGATGCCGGAACATTTTTTCCCACCATAATGATAGACCAACAAGGCTTTTTGAGTAGAGCGCAGATTCATCAGCAGCAACATACATGGCAAAGTTCTAGGAATCCGAATTGTTTGGCCGCAGGTTACGTAGTCTCGAATGAGCCATATGGGTTCACTTCTTTCAGAGTGacagtatcttcttcttcaagcaatGGTTTTGTACTTAATGAGACTGGTGGAAGGTTAAGTTTAGTTGATTGCAAAGCTATATGTGTGCAAAACTCTTCTTGTCTTGCATATGCTTCAGCCAACCTAGATGGTACGGGATGCGAAATTTGGAGTACTCGTCCTACTAACAACGGGTCGTCTTCTTATATACCTAGAACTATATTCATCCGTCTAAATG GCTTAGAGAAGAAAAAGGTGGAAGCTTGGCATATTGTTTTGGCATCACTGTGCCTAATGATACCTATTATTTGGTTTATAATCTATCTTGTGTTGAAGAAATTTAAAGTAAAAG cAAGTGTTATACTTCGTGgaatattctattttttatggAGAGAAATCACTCCACAAG tGATTGGTTTCATACGGAGGAGACTTTTATCGCTGAGGGTTGGTTCAACACTAGACCAAGAAATGTTACTACGTGAATTGGGAATTGATAGGAGACGCCAACACAAGAGAAGTGAAAGGAAGAATAATAACGAGCTTCAGATTTTTAGCTTTGAAAGTGTAGAGTTGGCAACAGATTACTTCTCCGATGCAAACAAGCTCGGTGAAGGAGGTTTTGGTCCTGTATATAAG GGGAAGTTAATAAATGGGGAAGAAGTGGCAATCAAGAGACTGTCTCTAGCATCTGGTCAAGGTTTAGTGGAGTTCAAGAACGAAGCTGTTCTTATTGCGAAACTTCAACACACAAATCTTGTTCAGGTTTTAGGATGTTGCATCGAGAAGGATGAGAAAATGTTGATCTACGAGTACATGCCCAACAAGAGCCTTGACTACTTTCTTTTTG ATCCCTTGAGGAAAAGCGTTTTGGATTGGACGTTGCGGTTTAGGATCATGGAAGGAATAATTCAAGGGCTTTTGTACCTTCACAAGTACTCAAGATTGAAAGTGATACACAGAGACATCAAAGCCAGCAACATTTTGTTGGACGAGGATATGAATCCGAAAATATCGGATTTTGGAATGGCTCGTATATTTGGAGCCGAAGAAACCAGAGCCAATACTAAAAGAGTTGCTGGCACATT TGGCTATATGTCTCCGGAGTACTTTAGGGAAGGACTATTCTCGGCAAAATCAGATGTGTTCAGCTTTGGGGTTCTAATGCTCGAAATCATTTGTGGGAGGAAGAACAATAGCTTCCACCATGACTCAGAAGGACCTCTGAATCTCATAGTTCAT GTATGGGATCTGTTTAAAGAGAATCGAGTTCGAGAGGTGATAGATCTGTCTTTGGGAGATTCTGCGCTTGATTACCCTCAAGTGTTGAGATGCGTTCAAGTTGCTCTCTTGTGTGTACAAGAAAACGCAGAAGATAGACCAAGTATGTTAGACGTTGTGTCGATGATATACGGTGAAGGCAATAATGCTCTTTCTTTGCCTAAAGAGCCTGCTTTCTATGATGGCCCTCGGAGAAGCTTTCTGGAGATGGAGGTTGAGCTAGTGGAGCCAGAAAATGTATCGGTGAATAGAGTTACTATCACGCTGGTGGAAGCAaggtga
- the LOC104750551 gene encoding G-type lectin S-receptor-like serine/threonine-protein kinase At1g67520 isoform X2 produces MWPNGIFLTLFILYLFLRQSWSETDTLHQGHYLKDGQELVSAFKIFKLKFFNFNNSRNLYLGIWFNDLYFDPDVRDRPVWIANRNNPISDHSGSLTVDSLGRLRILRGSSNMLLELSSTETTRNTTLKLLDSGNLQLQEMDPDGSMKRVLWQSFDYPTDTLLPGMKLGFDVKTGKRWELTSWLGDTLPASGSFIFGMDANITNVLTILWRENMYWSSGLWYKGRFSVEELNECDFLFSFVSSKSGQYFTYLGGDQNDAGTFFPTIMIDQQGFLSRAQIHQQQHTWQSSRNPNCLAAGYVVSNEPYGFTSFRVTVSSSSSNGFVLNETGGRLSLVDCKAICVQNSSCLAYASANLDGTGCEIWSTRPTNNGSSSYIPRTIFIRLNASVILRGIFYFLWREITPQVIGFIRRRLLSLRVGSTLDQEMLLRELGIDRRRQHKRSERKNNNELQIFSFESVELATDYFSDANKLGEGGFGPVYKGKLINGEEVAIKRLSLASGQGLVEFKNEAVLIAKLQHTNLVQVLGCCIEKDEKMLIYEYMPNKSLDYFLFDPLRKSVLDWTLRFRIMEGIIQGLLYLHKYSRLKVIHRDIKASNILLDEDMNPKISDFGMARIFGAEETRANTKRVAGTFGYMSPEYFREGLFSAKSDVFSFGVLMLEIICGRKNNSFHHDSEGPLNLIVHVWDLFKENRVREVIDLSLGDSALDYPQVLRCVQVALLCVQENAEDRPSMLDVVSMIYGEGNNALSLPKEPAFYDGPRRSFLEMEVELVEPENVSVNRVTITLVEAR; encoded by the exons ATGTGGCCAAATGGTATCTTTctcactctttttattttatatctctttTTAAGGCAATCATGGAGTGAAACAGATACGCTTCATCAGGGCCATTACTTGAAAGATGGGCAAGAGCTCGTCTCTGCTTTCAAAATCTTCAAACTCAAGTTTTTCAACTTCAACAACTCAAGAAACTTGTATCTTGGGATTTGGTTCAACGATCTTTATTTTGATCCTGATGTCCGGGACAGACCTGTCTGGATTGCTAACCGTAACAATCCAATCTCGGACCACTCTGGAAGCCTCACAGTGGATTCTCTTGGCAGGTTGAGGATTTTAAGAGGATCATCAAACATGCTTCTTGAGCTAAGCTCTACGGAAACCACAAGAAACACAACCTTAAAGCTTTTGGATTCTGGAAACCTTCAACTCCAAGAGATGGATCCTGATGGATCGATGAAGAGGGTTTTGTGGCAAAGTTTCGATTATCCAACTGATACGCTTCTTCCAGGGATGAAACTAGGGTTCGATGTCAAAACCGGGAAGAGATGGGAACTTACATCATGGCTAGGTGATACTTTACCTGCGTCTGGATCTTTTATCTTTGGGATGGATGCTAATATTACAAACGTATTGACCATCTTGTGGCGTGAAAACATGTATTGGTCAAGTGGGCTCTGGTACAAGGGTCGGTTTTCTGTAGAGGAATTAAACGAATGTGATTTCCTCTTTTCCTTCGTTTCAAGCAAGAGTGGACAATATTTTACGTATTTAGGGGGTGATCAGAACGATGCCGGAACATTTTTTCCCACCATAATGATAGACCAACAAGGCTTTTTGAGTAGAGCGCAGATTCATCAGCAGCAACATACATGGCAAAGTTCTAGGAATCCGAATTGTTTGGCCGCAGGTTACGTAGTCTCGAATGAGCCATATGGGTTCACTTCTTTCAGAGTGacagtatcttcttcttcaagcaatGGTTTTGTACTTAATGAGACTGGTGGAAGGTTAAGTTTAGTTGATTGCAAAGCTATATGTGTGCAAAACTCTTCTTGTCTTGCATATGCTTCAGCCAACCTAGATGGTACGGGATGCGAAATTTGGAGTACTCGTCCTACTAACAACGGGTCGTCTTCTTATATACCTAGAACTATATTCATCCGTCTAAATG cAAGTGTTATACTTCGTGgaatattctattttttatggAGAGAAATCACTCCACAAG tGATTGGTTTCATACGGAGGAGACTTTTATCGCTGAGGGTTGGTTCAACACTAGACCAAGAAATGTTACTACGTGAATTGGGAATTGATAGGAGACGCCAACACAAGAGAAGTGAAAGGAAGAATAATAACGAGCTTCAGATTTTTAGCTTTGAAAGTGTAGAGTTGGCAACAGATTACTTCTCCGATGCAAACAAGCTCGGTGAAGGAGGTTTTGGTCCTGTATATAAG GGGAAGTTAATAAATGGGGAAGAAGTGGCAATCAAGAGACTGTCTCTAGCATCTGGTCAAGGTTTAGTGGAGTTCAAGAACGAAGCTGTTCTTATTGCGAAACTTCAACACACAAATCTTGTTCAGGTTTTAGGATGTTGCATCGAGAAGGATGAGAAAATGTTGATCTACGAGTACATGCCCAACAAGAGCCTTGACTACTTTCTTTTTG ATCCCTTGAGGAAAAGCGTTTTGGATTGGACGTTGCGGTTTAGGATCATGGAAGGAATAATTCAAGGGCTTTTGTACCTTCACAAGTACTCAAGATTGAAAGTGATACACAGAGACATCAAAGCCAGCAACATTTTGTTGGACGAGGATATGAATCCGAAAATATCGGATTTTGGAATGGCTCGTATATTTGGAGCCGAAGAAACCAGAGCCAATACTAAAAGAGTTGCTGGCACATT TGGCTATATGTCTCCGGAGTACTTTAGGGAAGGACTATTCTCGGCAAAATCAGATGTGTTCAGCTTTGGGGTTCTAATGCTCGAAATCATTTGTGGGAGGAAGAACAATAGCTTCCACCATGACTCAGAAGGACCTCTGAATCTCATAGTTCAT GTATGGGATCTGTTTAAAGAGAATCGAGTTCGAGAGGTGATAGATCTGTCTTTGGGAGATTCTGCGCTTGATTACCCTCAAGTGTTGAGATGCGTTCAAGTTGCTCTCTTGTGTGTACAAGAAAACGCAGAAGATAGACCAAGTATGTTAGACGTTGTGTCGATGATATACGGTGAAGGCAATAATGCTCTTTCTTTGCCTAAAGAGCCTGCTTTCTATGATGGCCCTCGGAGAAGCTTTCTGGAGATGGAGGTTGAGCTAGTGGAGCCAGAAAATGTATCGGTGAATAGAGTTACTATCACGCTGGTGGAAGCAaggtga
- the LOC109129507 gene encoding UBA domain-containing protein 7-like: MDKEKGASSKKTILRERKQRKCKQNNEGDDDRKKRKPSDNPDADVQGREGPQKKKSKSDDVGGVQRKSERNTVPSIHTQPPYTTEKKKHPILYPFSKVDKTRLEIFTEWKNSRKTKQLTILGNKVDARWFTTLETPGKSLTTMHVDTVVKLLSNREESHPEFYKSKALTLAGASFLKEIDENYSIFIDNKDEYEFPEEGFSQLFKEAPTNKILAPMIVKEKLWMPLMINLEKRLLTIYDLGKCFYSNKIKDKQVGAYAVAMPYIAQKKFGMKNDKEKSPFRINIMNCIPQVAKIEDSDVFMLKTIECLAMSIITYDNLTNDLIGDLRQKMAVDIFTGQYYQHEKQTDLRGDLSVIPEENTQDTNENDPQEEDMNNDKENNISDEEMKQIEEVLTSWTKRGGIKIMLSTMDEYLWQGNKWESVSVMDLKTKEDVSKVARKAMLILHPDKIPKDVTPQMRYLGTRMFSILKI, encoded by the exons ATGGATAAAGAGAAGGGAGCAAGTAGTAAGAAGAcaattttgagagagagaaaacag AGAAAGTGTAAGCAAAACaatgaaggtgatgatgat AGGAAGAAGCGTAAACCAAGTGACAATCCAGATGCTGATGTTCAAGGTAGAGAAGGG ccacagaaaaagaagagtaaatcTGATGATGTTGGTGGTGTGCAAAGAAAAAGTGAACGAAATACAGTTCCTTCTATTCACACTCAGCCGCCTTACACGACTGAGAAAAAGAAGCACCCAATACTTTATCCTTTTTCCAAAGTTGATAAGACCCGGTTAGAAATATTTACTGAATGGAAGAATTCAAGGAAAACAAA GCAACTAACAATTCTTGGTAACAAAGTTGATGCTAGGTGGTTCACAACACTAGAGACGCCAGGGAAGTCGTTAACAACAATG caTGTTGATACAGTTGTGAAGTTATTAAGCAATAGAGAAGAAAGTCATCCAGAGTTCTATAAAAGCAAAGCATTGACGTTGGCGGGAGCATCTTTTTTAAAAGAGATCGATGAAAATTACTCTATATTCATTGACAACAAAGATGAATATGAGTTCCCTGAAGAAGGATTCAGTCAACTCTTCAAGGAAGCacctacaaacaaaatattggcACCAATGATAGTTAAGGAAAAGCTTTGGATGCCATTGATGATCAATTTGGAGAAGAGGTTGTTGACTATCTATGATTTAGGCAAGTGTTTCTAtagtaacaaaattaaagacaaacaGGTGGGTGCATATGCTGTTGCAATGCCGTACATTGCTCAGAAGAAATTTGGAATGAAAAATGATAAAGAGAAATCTCCATTCAGAATCAATATCATGAATTGCATACCTCAG gttgcTAAGATTGAAGATAGTGATGTCTTCATGCTAAAGACAATCGAGTGTTTGGCTATGAGCATTATAACATATGACAATCTTACAAATGATTTAATTGGTGATTTACGACAGAAAATGGCGGTTGACATCTTTACAGGCCAGT aTTATCAACATGAGAAACAAACTGACTTGAGAGGGGACCTAAGTGTTATTCCTGAAGAAAATACCCAGGATACTAATGAAAATGATCCACAAGAGGAGGATATGAATAATGATAAG GAGAACAATATAAGTGAcgaagaaatgaaacaaattgAGGAAGTTCTAACTTCTTGGACTAAGCGCGGGGGCATCAAAATTATGCTTTCGACAATGGATGAA TATCTTTGGCAAGGGAATAAGTGGGAATCAGTCTCTGTCATGGATTTGAAAACTAAAGAAGATGTAAGTAAAGTAGCAAGGAAGGCAATGTTAATTCTTCATCCTGACAAAATTCCTAAAGATGTTACTCCACAAATGAGATACCTTGGTACCCGAATGTTTTCAATATTAAAG ATTTGA
- the LOC104753665 gene encoding ubiquitin-conjugating enzyme E2 8-like translates to MSHLSSSHLRFGFKYLNKDHSTNVTAVTVDDNIFHWEATLIGPVNTPYEGGVFKMSLHFPPDYPNNLPKVVFVTKICHPNISDHGAIYLRVLKSSYWHPMSINLLFKRLVEKLIEPEVDDEDQINEKLANLYKSDRTRFEAMAREMTNQYAGRGN, encoded by the exons ATGTCGCATCTTTCTTCAAGCCATCTAAGGTTTGGGTTTAAATATCTGAACAAGGATCATTCGACAAACGTCACAGCAG TAACTGTTGATGACAACATTTTCCATTGGGAGGCTACTTTAATTGGACCGGTGAACACCCCATATGAAGGGGGAGTGTTTAAAATGAGTCTTCATTTTCCGCCTGATTACCCAAATAATCTCCCAAAG GTTGTTTTCGTCACAAAAATTTGCCACCCAAACATATCAGATCATGGAGCCATATACCTAAGAGTGTTGAAGTCCTCTTATTGGCATCCCATGTCGATTAATTTGCTTTTCAAGAGATTAGTGGAGAAGTTGATTGAACCAGAGGTCGATGATGAGGACCAGATCAATGAAAAACTTGCCAACCTCTACAAATCTGATAGGACAAGGTTTGAAGCAATGGCTAGAGAGATGACAAACCAATACGCTGGGAGAGGAAACtga